CATCAGCGAGGGCGGGCAGGCCGAGCCGCCGATCACCACGGTCTCCAGCGTGGAGGTGTCGTAGTCCCCGGCGTCCAGCTCGTCCAGCAGGCCGGTCCAGATGGTCGGGACGGCCGCGCCGAAGGTCGGCTTGACCTGGTCGATCATCGTGGCCAGCGGCTTGGGCTGCAGGAAGCGGTCCGGCATCAGCAGGCTCGCGCCGGTCATGAAGGCGGCGTGCGGGATGCCCCAGGCGTTGACGTGGAACATCGGGACCACCGGCAGCACGGTGTCGCGGGCGGTGAGGCCGAAGCTGGAGGCGGCGATGATCTGCATCGAGTGCAGGTAGATCGAGCGGTGGCTGTACACCACGCCCTTGGGGTCGCCGGTGGTGCCGGAGGTGTAGCAGAGCGCGGCGGCCTGCTTCTCGTCGATGTCGGTCTGCCACGGGTACTCGGTCGGGCGGCCGGCCAGCAGGTCCTCGTAGTCGTGCACCGTGCCGCCGAAGCCGGCCAGCGCCGCCGGGTCGTACGGGCCGGCCACCACGATGTGCCTTACGGTGTCGGCGAGTTGCGGGAGGACGGCGGCCAGCAGCGGCAGCACCGAGCCGTTGACGACGACCACCCGGTCCGCGGCGTGCTTGACGATGTAGGCCAGCTGGTGGGCCGGCAGCCGCAGGTTCAGGGTGTGCAGCACGGCGCCCATGGACGGTATCGCCAGGTACGCCTCCTGGTGCTCCGTGTTGTTCCACATCAGCGTGCCGACCGCCTCGCCCCCGGCGACCCCGAACTCCTCGCGCAGCGCGTGCGCGAGCTGGGCGGCGCGGGCCCCGACCTCGGCGAAGGTCCGCACGACGGGGCCGTTCTCGGTCCAGGTGGTGACGGTCGACCGGCCGTGGACGGTGGACCCGTGCTGCAGAATCCGGGCAACGGTGAGCGGAACGTCCTGCATCGTGCTGTACACGCGGGTCCTCCTTGACCGGCCGGCACGTTGCTACCCGCAGGTAGCAACAGATTCCTCCGATTGTTTCCCCGGCGTACCCCCGCTGTCAGTAGCCGCAACCGAGATGAGACCGACCCCTCGTCCGCTCCTCCGCAGGTCGCCGGGCCCGCCCGCCGACGGGACTGCCCACCCTGGCACCTGCCCGCTCAGCGGGCGACCGGACCGTCCAGCTGGTCTCGGTCGACGGTGAGGGTCGCCCCGCCGTACGTCTGCTGGACGTTGCCGTGGTGCTGGTGGATGCGCGCGTGGTCGGCCCACAGGTCCTCGCCGAGCCGGCCCGACCCGTCGGTGACGGTGGCCCGGTCGTCCCAACGGGCGTACCAGACCGCGTCCGGCAGCGGGGAGCTGCCGACCCGGGCGGCGATCGTCAGGTCGGCGATGCCCGCGTCCGTGGAGGAGTAGAAGCCGGAGCGGAAGCCCGCCTTGTGCAGCGCCTGGGTCCAGCCGACGGTGAAGTCCATCACCGCCTGGCTGCAGGCCGAGTCGCCGCGCGGGTACGCCTCGATGTCCAGGTAGACCGGCGTGCCCGTGCGCAGCCCGAGGTTCCGGACCGCCCTGACCGCCTCGGCGGCCTCCTCCTTCCCCTCCTGCACCGCCTTCGCCGGGTCGATCCGCAGCGCCGTGTGGCCCGGTGCCCTGCACGGGGCCTGCCGGCCGACATGGGTGGGGACCAGCTGCCAGCCCATCGCCCGGACGGTCCGCACCCAGGCCGCGGTCAGCCGCGGCTGCGCGCAGGCCCGCTGCCGGCCGCTGGTGTAGATCCCGACCGCGCCGTACGGCGAAGTGCCCCACCAGGCGCGCATGGTCTCCGCGGGCGGGGCGGTGCAGGCGTCGAACCCGGGGCCGGTGAACAGTTCGGCGGGCAGCGGCCGGCTGCGCGAGCGCAGCGGGTCGGTGAGCACGGTCCGGGTCAGCCGGACGGGCGCCGCCTCGGCCGCCAGCAGCGGCGCGGCCTGGTGGGCGACGGCGGGCAGGCCCCGGGCGGCCGGCCCGGCGTCGAGCGGGCGGGGCGGCACGGGCTGCGGCGCCGCCTTCGGCCCGGTCGCGGGGGCGGAGGCAGCGGCGGCCGTCCGGTCGGCGGTCAGCGCGGTCAGCATGCCGACGGCGTCCCGGTCGGTGGCGAGCAGCAGGACGAGCGACGCGGCCGTCAGGGCCGCCGGGCCGAGGTAGCGCACCCTCCAGAACTACTGACGCACCGTCGGCCTGCGGGGGAGGACACGCCGCGGCCGCCGGTGCGTCACCCGGCCGGCCGCTCCCCCTCCGTCCCGGTAACCGGCTTTGACCTACTGCACTCCTTACGTCAGACTCGATCCCATGCCAGGCACATCCCTCACCGTCGAAAGCACCAGCGAGCTCCCGCTCATCGCCTCCGTTTCGAAGGCAGACAGCGGCACCGATGGGTTGCGACGACGGCTGGGCACCGTCCCGGCACC
The DNA window shown above is from Streptomyces sp. TLI_171 and carries:
- a CDS encoding DUF1906 domain-containing protein, with protein sequence MRYLGPAALTAASLVLLLATDRDAVGMLTALTADRTAAAASAPATGPKAAPQPVPPRPLDAGPAARGLPAVAHQAAPLLAAEAAPVRLTRTVLTDPLRSRSRPLPAELFTGPGFDACTAPPAETMRAWWGTSPYGAVGIYTSGRQRACAQPRLTAAWVRTVRAMGWQLVPTHVGRQAPCRAPGHTALRIDPAKAVQEGKEEAAEAVRAVRNLGLRTGTPVYLDIEAYPRGDSACSQAVMDFTVGWTQALHKAGFRSGFYSSTDAGIADLTIAARVGSSPLPDAVWYARWDDRATVTDGSGRLGEDLWADHARIHQHHGNVQQTYGGATLTVDRDQLDGPVAR
- a CDS encoding long-chain fatty acid--CoA ligase, which translates into the protein MYSTMQDVPLTVARILQHGSTVHGRSTVTTWTENGPVVRTFAEVGARAAQLAHALREEFGVAGGEAVGTLMWNNTEHQEAYLAIPSMGAVLHTLNLRLPAHQLAYIVKHAADRVVVVNGSVLPLLAAVLPQLADTVRHIVVAGPYDPAALAGFGGTVHDYEDLLAGRPTEYPWQTDIDEKQAAALCYTSGTTGDPKGVVYSHRSIYLHSMQIIAASSFGLTARDTVLPVVPMFHVNAWGIPHAAFMTGASLLMPDRFLQPKPLATMIDQVKPTFGAAVPTIWTGLLDELDAGDYDTSTLETVVIGGSACPPSLMKAFEERHGIRVIHAWGMTETSPLGTVAHPPAGVTGEEEWAYRVTQGVFPASVQARLVGPGGEPMPHDGTAEGELEVRGPWIAGAYFGGADSEADRPEDKFSPDGWLRTGDVGTITADGYLTLTDRAKDVIKSGGEWISSVALENHLMAHPEVAEAAVVAVPDEKWGERPLATVVLRPGATAGLPELRAFLAERVASWQLPERWSLIESVPKTSVGKFDKKVIRAEYAADRLDVTVLGKG